The following are encoded together in the Pseudomonas sediminis genome:
- the fadB gene encoding fatty acid oxidation complex subunit alpha FadB: MIYEGKAITVKALESGIVELKFDLKGESVNKFNRLTLNELRASVDAIKADGSIKGVIVTSGKDVFIVGADITEFVDNFKLPDEELVAGNLEANKIFSDFEDLAVPTVVAINGIALGGGFEMCLAGDYRVMSDSAKIGLPEVKLGIYPGFGGTVRLPRVIGTDNAVEWIASGKESRAEDALKVGAVDAVVSADKLQAAALDLVKRAISGELDYKAKRQPKLEKLKLNAIEQMMCFETAKGFVAGQAGPNYPAPVEAIKTIQKAANFGRDKALEVEAAGFVKLAKTSVAESLIGLFLNDQELKKKAKHHDEIARDVKLAAVLGAGIMGGGIAYQSASKGTPILMKDIREEGIQMGLNEASKLLGKRVEKGRMTPAKMAEALNAIRPTMSYGDFGNVDIVVEAVVENPKVKQIVLAEVEGVVREDAILASNTSTISISLLAQALKRPENFVGMHFFNPVHMMPLVEVIRGEKSSEVAVATTVAYAKKMGKNPIVVNDCPGFLVNRVLFPYFGGFSKLLGFGVDFVRIDKVMEKFGWPMGPAYLSDVVGIDTGHHGRDVMAEGFPDRMAVEGKTAVDVMYEANRLGQKNGKGFYAYETDKRGKPKKVTDPAAYELLKSIVVEEREVTDEDIINFMMIPLCMETVRCLEDGIVDTAAEADMGLIYGIGFPPFRGGALRYIDSIGVAEFVALADKYAELGALYHPTAKLREMAAKGQKFFG, from the coding sequence ATGATTTACGAAGGTAAAGCCATCACGGTTAAGGCTCTTGAGAGTGGCATCGTCGAATTGAAGTTCGACCTCAAGGGTGAGTCCGTCAACAAATTCAACCGTCTTACCCTCAATGAGCTGCGCGCCTCCGTCGACGCGATCAAGGCTGACGGTTCGATCAAGGGCGTGATTGTCACCAGTGGCAAAGACGTGTTCATCGTCGGTGCCGATATCACCGAATTCGTCGACAACTTCAAACTGCCCGACGAAGAACTGGTGGCTGGCAACCTGGAAGCCAACAAGATCTTCAGTGATTTCGAAGACCTCGCCGTGCCGACCGTCGTCGCCATCAACGGCATCGCCCTGGGTGGCGGTTTCGAGATGTGCCTGGCCGGTGACTACCGTGTCATGAGCGATAGCGCCAAGATCGGCCTGCCAGAAGTCAAACTGGGCATCTACCCAGGCTTCGGCGGCACCGTGCGTCTGCCGCGCGTGATCGGTACCGACAACGCCGTCGAGTGGATTGCATCGGGCAAGGAAAGCCGCGCCGAAGACGCCCTGAAAGTGGGCGCCGTCGATGCTGTGGTCAGTGCAGACAAGCTGCAGGCCGCCGCTCTGGATCTGGTCAAGCGCGCCATCTCCGGTGAGCTGGACTACAAGGCCAAGCGCCAGCCCAAGCTGGAAAAGCTCAAGCTCAACGCCATCGAGCAGATGATGTGCTTCGAGACCGCCAAGGGCTTCGTTGCTGGCCAGGCCGGCCCGAACTACCCGGCTCCGGTCGAGGCGATCAAGACCATTCAGAAAGCCGCCAACTTCGGCCGTGACAAGGCCCTGGAAGTTGAAGCTGCCGGCTTCGTCAAACTGGCCAAGACCTCGGTTGCCGAGAGCCTGATCGGCCTGTTCCTGAACGATCAGGAGCTGAAAAAGAAAGCCAAGCACCACGACGAAATCGCGCGTGACGTGAAACTGGCTGCCGTACTCGGCGCCGGCATCATGGGTGGTGGTATCGCCTACCAGTCGGCTTCCAAAGGTACGCCGATCCTGATGAAGGATATCCGTGAAGAGGGTATTCAGATGGGCTTGAACGAGGCTTCCAAGCTGCTCGGCAAGCGCGTCGAGAAGGGCCGTATGACCCCTGCGAAGATGGCCGAAGCCCTCAACGCCATCCGTCCGACCATGTCCTACGGTGATTTCGGCAACGTCGACATCGTCGTCGAAGCCGTGGTCGAGAACCCCAAGGTCAAGCAGATCGTGCTGGCAGAAGTGGAAGGCGTGGTGCGTGAAGACGCCATCCTGGCCTCCAACACCTCGACCATCTCCATCAGCCTGTTGGCCCAGGCGCTCAAGCGTCCGGAAAACTTCGTCGGCATGCACTTCTTCAACCCGGTGCACATGATGCCGCTTGTGGAAGTCATCCGTGGCGAGAAGTCCAGCGAAGTGGCCGTTGCCACCACCGTTGCCTACGCCAAGAAAATGGGCAAGAACCCGATCGTGGTCAACGACTGCCCGGGCTTCCTGGTCAACCGTGTGCTGTTCCCGTACTTCGGCGGCTTCTCCAAGCTGCTGGGCTTCGGCGTCGACTTCGTGCGTATCGACAAGGTGATGGAGAAGTTCGGCTGGCCCATGGGCCCGGCTTATCTGTCCGACGTGGTCGGCATCGACACCGGCCACCACGGCCGTGACGTGATGGCCGAAGGCTTCCCGGATCGCATGGCTGTCGAAGGCAAGACCGCCGTCGACGTGATGTACGAAGCCAACCGCCTGGGCCAGAAGAATGGCAAAGGCTTCTACGCCTACGAAACCGACAAGCGCGGTAAGCCGAAGAAGGTCACTGACCCGGCTGCTTACGAGCTGCTCAAGTCCATCGTGGTCGAAGAGCGTGAAGTCACCGACGAGGACATCATTAATTTCATGATGATCCCGCTGTGCATGGAAACCGTTCGTTGCCTGGAAGACGGCATCGTCGACACCGCAGCCGAGGCCGACATGGGCCTGATCTACGGTATCGGCTTCCCTCCCTTCCGTGGCGGTGCGCTGCGCTACATCGATTCCATCGGTGTTGCTGAATTCGTCGCCCTGGCTGACAAATATGCCGAGCTGGGCGCCCTGTACCACCCGACCGCAAAACTTCGCGAAATGGCCGCCAAGGGCCAGAAGTTCTTCGGTTAA
- a CDS encoding DUF6586 family protein — MAKEIYTRTNQKIFFAGIALDNWRKAEVSAAFNVQALVQAEREAALFHLYGGLLGVCHEIAGYYRMNDAAPSRVEAFVQQAVLEGAPSPELAELVELAQQRETWLAELLAAYAGLFQPPREERKAKVDPSMPLITAVSVGEEPAELSIDDVDAWRQQLKALVLRFREGLSEC, encoded by the coding sequence ATGGCCAAAGAAATCTATACCCGTACCAATCAGAAGATCTTCTTCGCTGGTATTGCCCTGGATAACTGGCGCAAGGCCGAGGTGTCGGCGGCATTCAATGTGCAGGCACTGGTGCAGGCCGAGCGCGAAGCTGCGCTGTTTCACCTGTACGGTGGGCTTCTTGGGGTGTGTCATGAGATCGCCGGTTACTACCGCATGAACGACGCCGCGCCTTCGCGTGTCGAGGCGTTCGTGCAGCAGGCCGTACTCGAAGGGGCGCCCAGCCCCGAGCTGGCCGAGTTGGTGGAGTTGGCCCAGCAGCGCGAAACCTGGCTGGCCGAACTGCTGGCGGCCTATGCTGGCTTGTTCCAGCCGCCGCGTGAGGAGCGCAAGGCCAAGGTCGATCCGTCCATGCCGTTGATCACCGCCGTCAGTGTTGGCGAGGAGCCGGCCGAGCTTAGCATCGATGATGTCGATGCCTGGCGGCAGCAGCTCAAGGCGCTGGTGCTGCGTTTCCGCGAAGGCCTGAGCGAG
- the fadA gene encoding acetyl-CoA C-acyltransferase FadA has protein sequence MSLNPRDAVIVDFGRTPMGRSKGGMHRNTRAETMSAHLISKLLERNAKVDPAEVEDVIWGCVNQTLEQGWNIARMASLMTQIPHTSAGQTVSRLCGSSMSALHTAVQAIQTGNGDVFVVGGVEHMGHVGMMHGVDPNPHLSLYAAKASGMMGLTAEMLGKMHGISREQQDAFGERSHRLAHKATVEGKFKDEIIPMQGYDENGFLKMFDFDETIRPETTLESLAALKPAFNPKGGTVTAGTSSQITDGASCMIVMSAQRAQDLGIQPMAVVRAMAVAGVDPAIMGYGPVPSTQKALKRAGLSMADIDFVELNEAFAAQALPVLKDLKLLDKMEEKVNLHGGAIALGHPFGCSGARISGTLLNVMKQNGGTFGVSTMCVGLGQGITTVFERV, from the coding sequence ATGAGCCTGAATCCTAGAGATGCAGTGATCGTCGACTTCGGTCGTACCCCGATGGGTCGTTCCAAGGGCGGCATGCACCGCAACACCCGCGCCGAGACCATGTCCGCGCACCTGATCAGCAAGCTGCTGGAGCGTAATGCCAAGGTCGATCCGGCCGAGGTCGAGGACGTGATCTGGGGCTGCGTCAACCAGACCCTGGAGCAGGGTTGGAACATCGCGCGCATGGCGTCGCTGATGACCCAGATCCCGCACACCAGCGCCGGCCAGACCGTCAGCCGCCTGTGCGGTTCGTCCATGAGCGCCCTGCACACTGCCGTGCAGGCGATCCAGACCGGTAACGGCGATGTATTCGTCGTTGGCGGTGTGGAGCACATGGGCCACGTCGGCATGATGCATGGCGTCGACCCGAACCCGCACCTGTCGCTGTATGCCGCCAAAGCGTCCGGCATGATGGGTCTGACCGCTGAAATGCTGGGCAAGATGCATGGCATCAGCCGTGAGCAGCAGGACGCCTTCGGTGAGCGTTCGCACCGTCTGGCGCACAAGGCCACCGTCGAAGGCAAGTTCAAGGATGAAATCATCCCGATGCAAGGCTACGACGAGAATGGTTTCCTGAAGATGTTCGATTTCGACGAAACCATTCGTCCGGAAACCACCCTTGAAAGCCTGGCTGCGCTGAAGCCTGCCTTCAACCCGAAAGGCGGCACCGTGACTGCAGGGACTTCCTCGCAGATCACCGACGGCGCTTCCTGCATGATCGTCATGAGCGCCCAGCGTGCTCAGGATCTGGGCATCCAGCCGATGGCCGTGGTTCGCGCCATGGCCGTTGCCGGTGTCGATCCGGCGATCATGGGCTACGGTCCGGTGCCGTCCACGCAGAAGGCGCTCAAGCGCGCTGGCCTGAGCATGGCTGACATCGACTTCGTCGAGCTTAACGAAGCCTTCGCCGCTCAGGCCCTGCCTGTGCTGAAGGACCTGAAGCTGCTCGACAAGATGGAAGAGAAGGTCAACCTGCACGGCGGCGCGATCGCCCTGGGTCACCCCTTCGGTTGTTCCGGTGCCCGTATCTCCGGTACCCTGCTCAACGTCATGAAACAGAACGGCGGCACCTTTGGTGTCTCCACCATGTGTGTGGGCCTTGGCCAAGGCATCACCACCGTCTTCGAGCGCGTTTAA
- a CDS encoding DUF6901 family protein, with translation MAIEYRITLDDNHQFSYRIELNREYDPIQAQQAPAWTRLEHQQCSNCPLSRDQFSHCPAAVDLHRVIEDFRGLPAFKKASVWVRTPEREYTKHVGLEEGLRALLGVIMATSACPVLARLKPMAQHHLPFANNQEFILRAVSLYLSRQYFNMREGRLADWELKGLVRLFQQLKLVNQAFWQRIHDTCEGDSNLKAFLTFFSMSSSMTVSLETQLQKIRPLVMSAGESFE, from the coding sequence ATGGCCATCGAGTACCGCATTACTCTCGACGACAATCATCAGTTCAGCTACCGGATCGAGCTGAATCGCGAGTATGACCCCATTCAGGCGCAACAGGCTCCCGCCTGGACGCGCCTTGAACATCAGCAGTGCAGCAATTGCCCACTGAGTCGCGACCAGTTCAGCCATTGTCCGGCTGCGGTCGATCTGCATCGGGTGATCGAGGATTTTCGTGGCCTGCCGGCATTTAAAAAAGCCAGCGTCTGGGTACGCACGCCGGAGCGTGAGTACACCAAGCATGTCGGCTTGGAAGAGGGGCTGCGTGCGTTGCTAGGCGTGATCATGGCCACCAGCGCCTGCCCAGTGCTGGCGCGCCTGAAACCCATGGCGCAGCACCATCTGCCGTTTGCCAATAATCAGGAATTCATCCTGCGTGCGGTATCGCTGTACCTGTCACGGCAGTACTTCAATATGCGCGAGGGGCGTCTGGCCGATTGGGAGCTGAAGGGGCTGGTGCGCCTGTTCCAGCAACTGAAACTGGTCAACCAGGCCTTCTGGCAGCGTATTCACGACACCTGTGAAGGCGACTCCAACCTCAAGGCTTTCCTGACCTTCTTCTCGATGTCATCGAGCATGACGGTGTCGCTGGAAACCCAGCTGCAGAAGATTCGCCCGCTGGTCATGAGCGCGGGCGAATCGTTCGAGTAG
- a CDS encoding ATP-binding cassette domain-containing protein produces MTLLKFADVSLAYGAMPLLDGVSWQIARGERVCIIGRNGTGKSSMLRLVKGDQMPDDGEIWRAPGLKIGELPQELPRADERTVFDVVAEGLAGVGELLARYHHLAQNIHGDDDLEQLMHVQQELEAKDGWRLQQLVDSTLSRLQLPADKTLAELSGGWRRRVLLAQALVSEPDLLLLDEPTNHLDIGAIAWLEDALKDFGGAVLFITHDRSFLQNLATRILELDRGGLIDWNGDYASFLVHKEQQLAAEETANALFDKRLAQEEVWIRQGIKARRTRNEGRVRALKAMRAERSERRERQGKANIQLDTADKSGKQVMVAENVSFAHAGGPFLVKDFSMVLQRGDRIGLLGANGTGKTTLLKLLLGDLQPSSGSIEVGTKLEVAYFDQLRHQLEPEKTVIDNVAEGRDFITIDGQNRHVLSYLGDFLFSPQRARTPVKALSGGERARLLLAKLFSKPANLLVLDEPTNDLDVETLELLEEVLLNFPGTVLMVSHDRAFLDNVVTSTLVFEGEGKVREYVGGYQDWLRQGGSPRLLGVGESKSGKAELATAIVEAPTPAAVTPAQESAEPAKKKLSYKLQRELEAIPGQIDALEQEMAAVQEQVSDPAFYQQPAQITTEVLARLERLQTEMDALLERWAELEG; encoded by the coding sequence ATGACCCTGCTCAAGTTTGCCGACGTATCCCTCGCCTATGGCGCCATGCCCCTGCTTGACGGAGTGTCCTGGCAGATCGCGCGGGGTGAGCGGGTGTGCATCATTGGCCGTAATGGCACTGGCAAATCGAGCATGCTGCGCCTGGTCAAGGGCGACCAGATGCCGGATGACGGCGAGATCTGGCGTGCACCGGGGCTGAAGATTGGCGAGCTGCCGCAGGAACTGCCGCGCGCCGACGAGCGCACGGTGTTCGATGTGGTCGCCGAAGGCCTGGCGGGTGTTGGCGAGCTGCTGGCGCGTTATCACCACCTGGCGCAGAACATCCATGGCGATGACGACCTCGAGCAACTGATGCACGTGCAGCAGGAGCTGGAAGCCAAAGATGGCTGGCGCCTGCAGCAGCTGGTCGACAGCACCCTGAGCCGCCTGCAACTGCCGGCGGACAAGACCCTGGCCGAGCTCTCCGGCGGCTGGCGCCGTCGCGTGCTGCTGGCGCAGGCGTTGGTGTCCGAGCCGGATCTGCTGCTGCTCGACGAGCCCACCAACCACCTGGACATCGGCGCCATCGCCTGGCTGGAAGATGCGCTGAAAGACTTTGGCGGCGCCGTGCTGTTCATTACCCACGACCGCTCCTTCCTGCAGAACCTGGCTACGCGCATCCTCGAACTGGATCGTGGTGGCCTGATCGACTGGAACGGCGACTACGCCAGCTTCCTGGTGCACAAGGAGCAGCAACTGGCTGCCGAGGAAACCGCCAACGCGCTGTTCGACAAGCGCCTGGCCCAGGAGGAAGTGTGGATTCGCCAGGGCATCAAGGCCCGCCGTACCCGTAACGAGGGGCGCGTGCGCGCGCTCAAGGCGATGCGTGCGGAACGTAGCGAGCGCCGCGAACGCCAGGGCAAGGCGAATATCCAGCTCGATACGGCGGACAAGTCCGGCAAGCAGGTGATGGTGGCGGAGAACGTCAGCTTCGCTCACGCCGGCGGTCCCTTCCTGGTCAAGGATTTCTCCATGGTCCTGCAGCGCGGTGACCGTATCGGTCTGCTTGGCGCCAACGGTACCGGCAAGACGACCCTGCTCAAGCTGCTGCTCGGTGATCTGCAGCCGTCCAGCGGTAGCATCGAGGTCGGCACCAAACTGGAAGTGGCGTATTTCGACCAATTACGTCACCAGCTCGAACCGGAAAAGACGGTGATCGACAACGTCGCCGAGGGTCGTGACTTCATCACTATCGATGGCCAGAACCGCCATGTGCTGAGCTATCTGGGCGACTTCCTGTTCAGTCCGCAACGTGCTCGTACCCCTGTCAAAGCGCTATCGGGTGGCGAACGGGCACGACTGTTGCTCGCCAAGTTGTTCAGCAAGCCGGCCAACCTCTTGGTGCTGGACGAACCGACCAACGATCTGGACGTAGAAACCCTGGAACTGCTCGAAGAAGTGCTGCTCAACTTCCCAGGCACCGTGCTGATGGTCAGCCACGACCGTGCTTTCCTCGATAACGTCGTGACCAGCACCCTGGTATTCGAGGGTGAAGGCAAGGTGCGCGAGTACGTGGGTGGCTATCAGGATTGGCTGCGCCAGGGCGGCTCGCCGCGTTTGCTCGGCGTGGGTGAAAGCAAGTCCGGCAAGGCCGAGCTGGCCACGGCCATCGTCGAAGCGCCGACCCCGGCTGCAGTGACTCCCGCTCAAGAGAGCGCAGAGCCTGCGAAGAAGAAACTAAGCTACAAGCTGCAGCGCGAGCTGGAAGCGATTCCCGGGCAGATCGATGCTCTGGAGCAGGAAATGGCTGCGGTACAGGAGCAGGTATCCGACCCTGCCTTCTATCAGCAGCCGGCGCAGATCACCACGGAAGTATTGGCGCGTCTCGAGCGCTTGCAGACGGAAATGGACGCGTTGCTCGAGCGCTGGGCAGAGCTGGAAGGCTGA
- a CDS encoding DUF1653 domain-containing protein, whose amino-acid sequence MQLQPGLYRHYKGPQYRVFGVARHSENEEEVVVYQALYGEFGLWVRPLSMFCEEVEVDGKRVPRFALIQAEVSPIGASQA is encoded by the coding sequence ATGCAGTTGCAGCCAGGACTCTATCGCCACTACAAAGGCCCGCAGTACCGCGTATTCGGGGTGGCGCGCCATTCCGAGAACGAGGAAGAGGTTGTGGTTTACCAGGCGCTGTACGGCGAGTTCGGCCTGTGGGTGCGGCCGCTGAGCATGTTCTGTGAAGAGGTCGAGGTGGACGGCAAGCGCGTTCCACGCTTTGCTTTGATTCAGGCCGAAGTCAGCCCTATCGGCGCTTCACAAGCCTGA
- the topA gene encoding type I DNA topoisomerase, which yields MGKSLVIVESPAKAKTINKYLGSQYVVKSSIGHIRDLPTSGSASATKEPAKRGKAAAGEAPALSPKEKAKRQLFARMGVDPEHGWKAKYEILPGKEKVVEELRRLAKDADTIYLATDLDREGEAIAWHLRESIGGDDSRYKRVVFNEITKKAIQDAFSKPGELDINRVNAQQARRFLDRVVGYMVSPLLWAKIARGLSAGRVQSVAVKLVVEREKEIRAFVPEEYWEVHADLGTAKNAKVRFEVVREDGSAFKPVNEAQAMAALEKLKASSYSVVKREDRPTSSKPSAPFITSTLQQAASNRLGFGVKKTMMMAQRLYEAGYITYMRTDSTNLSNDAVEMVRGFIGSEYGDKYLPGKPNQYSSKEGAQEAHEAIRPSDVNLRPTQLSGMERDAERLYDLIWRQFVACQMPPAEYLSTSVTVAAGNFELRAKGRILKFDGYTRVLPQQSKPGEDDVLPEMKEGEGLKLIQLDPSQHFTKPPARYSEASLVKELEKRGIGRPSTYAAIISTIQDRGYVTVHNRRFYAEKMGDIVTERLDESFANLMDYSFTATMEEHLDDVAQGEREWKHLLDEFYGDFKKKLEVAEVGEGGMRANQPTLTDIPCRECGRPMMIRTASTGVFLGCSGYALPPKERCKATINLVPGDEIAADDEGESESRVLLGKHRCPICSTAMDAYLLDETRKLHICGNNPDCTGYEIEQGQYRIKGYEGPSLECDKCGSQMQLKTGRFGKFFGCTNASCKNTRKLLKNGEAAPPKMDKVEMPELKCEKVDDTYVLRDGASGLFLAASQFPKNRETRAPLVLEIVPHKHEIDPKYHFLCDAPQKDPDGRPAVIRYSRKTKEQYVQSEVDGKPTGWRAFYDGGKWKVEDKR from the coding sequence ATGGGCAAATCGCTGGTCATCGTGGAATCCCCGGCCAAGGCCAAGACCATCAACAAGTACCTGGGCAGCCAGTACGTGGTGAAGTCGAGCATCGGCCACATCCGTGACCTGCCTACCAGCGGCTCGGCAAGCGCCACCAAGGAGCCTGCCAAGCGTGGCAAGGCTGCCGCCGGTGAAGCTCCTGCACTATCGCCCAAGGAAAAGGCCAAGCGCCAGCTGTTCGCGCGCATGGGGGTCGACCCCGAGCACGGCTGGAAGGCCAAGTACGAGATCCTACCCGGCAAGGAAAAGGTGGTCGAAGAGCTGCGCCGCCTGGCCAAGGATGCTGACACCATCTATCTCGCAACCGACTTGGATCGCGAAGGGGAGGCCATCGCCTGGCACCTGCGCGAGTCCATCGGTGGTGATGACAGCCGCTATAAGCGCGTGGTGTTCAACGAGATCACCAAGAAGGCGATTCAGGATGCCTTCTCCAAGCCCGGTGAGCTGGACATCAACCGCGTCAACGCCCAGCAGGCACGCCGTTTCCTTGATCGTGTGGTGGGCTACATGGTCTCGCCGCTGCTGTGGGCCAAGATCGCCCGTGGCCTGTCTGCCGGTCGCGTGCAGTCGGTGGCGGTGAAGCTGGTCGTTGAGCGTGAAAAAGAAATTCGTGCCTTCGTCCCGGAAGAATACTGGGAAGTGCACGCTGATCTCGGCACTGCGAAGAACGCCAAGGTGCGCTTCGAAGTCGTTCGCGAAGACGGTTCGGCCTTCAAGCCGGTCAACGAAGCGCAGGCCATGGCGGCGCTGGAGAAGCTCAAGGCCTCCAGCTACAGCGTGGTCAAGCGCGAAGATCGCCCGACCAGCAGCAAGCCGTCAGCGCCTTTCATCACCTCCACCCTGCAGCAGGCGGCGAGCAACCGTCTTGGCTTCGGCGTTAAGAAAACCATGATGATGGCCCAGCGTCTCTACGAGGCTGGCTACATCACCTATATGCGTACCGACTCGACCAACCTGTCGAACGACGCAGTGGAGATGGTGCGTGGCTTCATCGGCAGTGAGTACGGCGACAAGTACCTGCCGGGCAAGCCGAACCAGTACTCGAGCAAGGAAGGCGCTCAGGAGGCGCACGAAGCGATTCGTCCCTCCGACGTCAACTTGCGTCCGACCCAGCTCTCCGGCATGGAGCGTGATGCCGAGCGCCTGTATGACCTGATCTGGCGTCAGTTCGTCGCCTGCCAGATGCCGCCGGCGGAATACCTGTCCACCAGTGTCACCGTGGCTGCCGGCAACTTCGAGCTGCGCGCCAAGGGCCGCATCCTCAAGTTCGACGGTTACACCCGCGTGCTGCCGCAGCAGAGCAAGCCGGGCGAGGACGACGTCCTGCCGGAAATGAAGGAAGGCGAGGGCCTCAAGCTGATCCAGCTCGACCCCAGCCAGCACTTCACCAAGCCGCCGGCGCGCTATTCCGAAGCGAGCCTGGTCAAGGAGCTGGAAAAGCGCGGTATCGGCCGGCCGTCCACCTATGCCGCGATCATTTCCACCATTCAGGATCGCGGTTACGTCACGGTGCACAACCGTCGTTTCTATGCCGAGAAGATGGGCGACATCGTCACCGAGCGTCTCGACGAGAGCTTTGCCAACCTGATGGATTACAGCTTCACCGCCACCATGGAAGAGCATCTCGACGATGTGGCCCAGGGTGAGCGCGAGTGGAAGCATCTGCTCGACGAGTTCTACGGTGACTTCAAGAAGAAGCTCGAAGTGGCCGAGGTGGGCGAGGGCGGCATGCGTGCCAACCAGCCGACGCTGACCGACATCCCCTGCCGCGAGTGCGGCCGGCCGATGATGATCCGTACTGCCTCCACTGGCGTGTTCCTTGGTTGCTCCGGCTATGCGCTGCCGCCGAAGGAACGCTGCAAGGCCACCATCAACCTGGTGCCGGGCGACGAGATTGCTGCCGACGATGAGGGTGAGTCCGAGTCCCGCGTACTGCTTGGCAAGCATCGTTGCCCGATCTGCTCCACGGCCATGGATGCCTATCTGCTGGATGAAACCCGCAAGCTGCACATCTGTGGCAACAACCCGGATTGCACGGGTTACGAGATCGAGCAGGGTCAGTACCGCATCAAGGGTTATGAAGGGCCAAGTCTGGAGTGCGACAAGTGCGGCAGCCAGATGCAGCTCAAGACGGGCCGTTTTGGCAAGTTCTTCGGTTGCACCAATGCCAGCTGCAAGAACACTCGCAAGTTGCTCAAGAACGGTGAAGCGGCGCCGCCGAAGATGGACAAGGTGGAGATGCCGGAGCTCAAGTGCGAGAAGGTGGACGACACCTACGTGCTGCGCGACGGTGCCTCCGGCCTGTTCCTTGCGGCCAGCCAGTTCCCCAAGAACCGCGAGACGCGGGCACCGCTGGTGCTGGAAATTGTCCCGCACAAGCATGAGATCGACCCCAAGTACCACTTCCTCTGCGATGCCCCACAGAAGGACCCGGATGGTCGCCCTGCGGTGATCCGTTACAGCCGCAAGACCAAGGAGCAGTACGTACAGTCCGAGGTCGATGGCAAGCCTACCGGCTGGCGCGCGTTCTACGATGGCGGCAAGTGGAAGGTCGAGGACAAGCGCTGA
- a CDS encoding universal stress protein: MPYQHILVAVDLTEECDPVVVRAQKLAQASGAKMSLVHIVEPMAMAFGGDVPMDLSMLQQQQFEQARERLDSFTGKYPELTADQRHLAYGQPRQEIHRLAEEQGCDLIVVGSHGRHGLALLLGSTANDVLHGAPCDVLAVRLKKGEKGA, encoded by the coding sequence ATGCCCTACCAGCACATTCTGGTCGCCGTCGACCTGACCGAGGAATGCGACCCTGTAGTGGTACGCGCGCAGAAACTGGCGCAGGCCAGTGGCGCCAAGATGTCCTTGGTGCATATCGTCGAACCGATGGCCATGGCCTTTGGTGGTGACGTGCCGATGGACCTGTCGATGCTGCAGCAACAGCAGTTCGAGCAGGCCCGCGAGCGCCTGGACAGCTTCACCGGCAAGTATCCCGAACTGACCGCGGACCAGCGCCACCTGGCTTATGGCCAACCGCGCCAGGAAATTCACCGCCTGGCTGAAGAACAGGGTTGCGATCTGATCGTGGTTGGCAGCCATGGCCGCCACGGCCTGGCGCTGCTGCTGGGTTCCACAGCTAATGACGTGCTGCATGGCGCGCCCTGCGATGTGCTCGCAGTGCGCCTGAAGAAAGGCGAAAAAGGCGCTTGA